DNA sequence from the Desulfosporosinus sp. Sb-LF genome:
TGCGAGTTTCTCTCATTGGCTGTCCTTGTTGTTTAGTTTTCAAAGACCATGGTTTAAACTTTGTTTCCAGCACCCGTTTGGGCCGGAATCACATCTTAGCATTTTCAACTCGCGTTGTCAATCACTAATTTGTTTCATACAGATGGATCCAGTTTGAAGGTATCTTCTGATCAATCTGTGCGTCGTTTAGGCGCTTTGTTAGAATACCCTTTTTTACTCGTGTTGTCTACTGTTATTTTTATCCATTATCATTTATTACTCCCTTATTGGACTTTTTAAGATAGTTCTCTCGTTATATCCTTGCTCCCTGCTGCATCATAAACATTTTGTGATAGAGCCCTTCTTTAACTAAAAGCTCTGGATGTGTACCCTGTTCGATAATTTTCCCATTGTGGAGGACCAAAATCAAGTCTGCATCCTGGATTGTGGAAAGCCGATGAGCAATCGCTATCGTCGTACGTCCCTTGCGCATTTTTCCTAAGGCCGTTTGAATGGCCTCTTCGGTTTCAGTATCGACACTGGCGGTTGCTTCATCTAAAACAAGGATTTTTGGGTTACCAGCCATTGTCCGAGCAAAGCATATAAGTTGACGCTGACCGCTCGACAAAGTAGCCCCCCGCTCCCCGATTGGTTCTGCAAAGCCCTGAGGAAGTTTTTGAATAAATTCATCGGCTTGAACAAATAGTGCAGCATCTTCCACGTCTTGCTTACTCACGACTGGCCTAGAAAGCGCAATGTTTTTAGTGATATCTCCCACAAATAAAAATGGATCTTGGGCCACAAGTCCAACTCTCGATCGCAACTCATCCTCGGAAAACTCAGATAGAGATACCCCATCGATAAGTATTTCCCCACGAGTGACCTGATAGAAGCGCATGATGAGATTGGCGACCGTGCTTTTACCACTTCCAGTATGCCCTACTAAAGCGACGGTCTGTCCTGGATAAGCGATAAAACTAATTTTTTTCAAGACATCTGATCGATCGTCAGATAAAACGTCGTAAGAAAAACTAACATCCTTAAATTCAATCTGGCCATTTAGAATCGAAGGAGGCTCTGGACCGCTGGGGATAATAGGAGTTAAACGGACATCATCCAAAATCTCAAAGACCCGTTCGGCTGCTACCAACGATTGCTGAACCTGAGACAACCTCTGCATCATCATATTCACGGGTTCAAAGAAGCGATCCAGATAGTTTATGAAGGCATAGAGTACGCCAATTTGAATCGGTCCTTTCAACGACTGAAACCCAAAGAAGTCTAAAACAAGCACGAGGGCAACGGTATAAATTAAATCAACAGCTGGTCGGACAAACAGGCTTTCTAAGCGAATATTGTTAATGGCTGCATTGTAGTAGGCACTATTTATGACACTAAACTCTTGCCGGAAGCGCTTTTCCTGACGCATGGCCTGTACGATAGTCATCCCTTGGATAGATTCATTGAGTTTGGCATTGAGAAGACTCAGTTCTTTTCGCATAGTCCGATAAACTTTTGTGCTCAACCTTCGGTACATATACATCAAGCAAAGAATTGCAGGAAGCAAGACCAGGAAAAACGTGGCCAGTCGAACATCCAAACTAAACATGGCAATAAAAATACCAATTAGAAATACAAAGTTTTGCACTAAAGTCGAGAGAACACCTACGAATAATTCCTTGATCGCCTCAGTGTCATTAGTAATTCGTGAAACCAAGGCCCCGCTCGGAGTTTTGTCAAAAACCATAAGGCCAAGGCGTTGAACATGGTTAAAGATATCGACCCGTAATTGTTGGATCACCTTCAGTGCAATCATATTAAAGCTGACGAGCTGATAATAGTGTAAACCTACTGAAAGAAGATGAAGTCCCAAATACCCGCCTCCTAGGAGCACTAGCTCGCGTGTATCGAACGAACGTGGTATTAGATGACGATCAAGAAAGACTTTGACCAAGATTGGACCGATGACATCGGCAAAGGTGGCTAACAGTAAGATCACCGAGGCAACACTTAACGCTTTATAGTGGGGTCTGAGATATTGAAGTAAGCGCCGAATCACCATATCATGCTCCCCCTTGCTCAATTAGAGACTCTAACTGCTGACTTCGGTAAGTGGAAGCATACCATCCCTCAACAGCCATAAGTTCGGCATGAGAGCCGTATTCAGTAATTTGTCGATTCTGTAGAACAATGATTAAGTCCGCATGTTCAATAGCACTCAAACGATGAGATGAAATCAGAGTTGTCTTTTGGGACCGTTTTTCTTTTAAGCCTTGTAAAATAGCCTTTTCAGTTCTGGCGTCTACAGCGGACAGTGAATCATCTAAAATAAGGATTTCCGGTTCGAGTAAGAGAGCGCGTGCAATCGATATGCGCTGTTTTTGACCTCCTGAAAGGGTTACGCCCCGGTCCCCAACCAAGGTGCCATATTTATCTGGGAAATGTAGGATATCCTCGTGGATGGCGGCAATATCAGCAACTGCTTGGATTTCCTCCAGCATTGCTTCCGGTTTCCCGAAGGCAATGTTTTCAGCAATCGTCGTTGAAAACAAAAAGTGATCCTGAGGAACATAACCAATTGCTGCCCGCAAGGCTCCGAGCTTCAGGTGATAAATTGAGACACCGCCGATTTTAATGTCCCCCTCAGATAGATCAAATTCCCGCATAAGGAGACGGAAAAACGTGGACTTTCCACTCCCTGTTTTTCCTACGATGCCCAAGGTTTGCCCCTGCGTGACCACTACGTCAATTTTATTAAGAACCCACGAATTAGTTCCTGGATAAGCAAATGAGGCCATCTCATACGTCACTTGTCCGCTGGGAACTCGATCCATTGCCCCCTCCTGTTCACGAATTTCTTTTTTAACTTTAAGTAGCGTATTCACCCGATCATAAGACGCTCGCCCACGTTCTAGAATGTTAAAGAGCCAGCCAAAAGCTAACATAGGCCAAATAAACTGTCCGAGATAAATCGTAAACTGAGTGAGCTGGCCAAAGGTCAACTTCTCGTTCACTACTTCTCTCGCTCCAAAGGCAATGGCGAGGAAAAAGGAAATTCCAATAATCAATTGGATGGTCGGATCAAAGAGCGCATCCACTTTCGCTACGGCGATATTCTTATCCACGACGTCGGCGGATAACGTTCGAAAGGCTTCTTTTTCCGCTTCTTCCCCCCCGAACGCTTTAACCACTCTGACCCCAGAAATGTTTTCCAGAACTTTGTCATTAAGATCGGAAAAAGCTGCCTGTGCCTGATGGAACCTTTTATGGAGCATTGTACCATAATGGCTGGTGGCCCAGGCCATTAGTGGCATAGGCAGTAAGGTTATAAGGGTAAGTTTCCAACTGATAAAAAAGGCCATAGAAAAAACGACCAGGCTCCCTGTCGTCAGGGAATCGACAAACGTCAGAACCCCCATCCCGGCCGTCATTTCGATCGCTTGAATATCGTTTGTGGCATGAGCCATTAGATCTCCAGTTCGATGCTCCTGATAAAACTGCGGCGATAAGCAGGTAAAATGTTCAAAAAGCTGCTTCCTTAGCAACCGTCCGAGCCGACTCGACGCCCCGAAAATTAGCAAACGCCAGATATATCGTAATCCGTAAGATGTTAACCCCGCAGTTAAAAGAAGCAAAGACCACTTGTACAAAATTCCTTGGGTAAGATTTTCTTTACTCATTCCGTCTACGATAACCCGCACCGAATAGGGAGGAAACAGATTGATTAGAGCTACACTTACCAACACTAAAATACCTATACAGTAGCTTTTCTTTTCTTGTTTGAAAAACCACATTAGCTCTCTAAAAAGAAGCATATACTCTCCCCTTAAATTTTCTAAATCAAAATGCCAACCTATTCTAACGTAGGGGCTCTTAAGTACAAACTTATGCGACAAAACCTACCTACTGTCGTGAGTTTTTATAAGCAAGAAAATAATTATACAACGATGTATAAACAAAACATACCAGTGTACATGTTCAGCACTTGGATATATTAGAATCACAATGGTTTAAATTAACTTCTTGTTGTTAGTAGCAACCTTTACAAGTAGTTAAACTAATCCATTGTTTGAAATATATGAGGGGGAGCTTAAACACT
Encoded proteins:
- a CDS encoding ABC transporter transmembrane domain-containing protein — translated: MVIRRLLQYLRPHYKALSVASVILLLATFADVIGPILVKVFLDRHLIPRSFDTRELVLLGGGYLGLHLLSVGLHYYQLVSFNMIALKVIQQLRVDIFNHVQRLGLMVFDKTPSGALVSRITNDTEAIKELFVGVLSTLVQNFVFLIGIFIAMFSLDVRLATFFLVLLPAILCLMYMYRRLSTKVYRTMRKELSLLNAKLNESIQGMTIVQAMRQEKRFRQEFSVINSAYYNAAINNIRLESLFVRPAVDLIYTVALVLVLDFFGFQSLKGPIQIGVLYAFINYLDRFFEPVNMMMQRLSQVQQSLVAAERVFEILDDVRLTPIIPSGPEPPSILNGQIEFKDVSFSYDVLSDDRSDVLKKISFIAYPGQTVALVGHTGSGKSTVANLIMRFYQVTRGEILIDGVSLSEFSEDELRSRVGLVAQDPFLFVGDITKNIALSRPVVSKQDVEDAALFVQADEFIQKLPQGFAEPIGERGATLSSGQRQLICFARTMAGNPKILVLDEATASVDTETEEAIQTALGKMRKGRTTIAIAHRLSTIQDADLILVLHNGKIIEQGTHPELLVKEGLYHKMFMMQQGARI
- a CDS encoding ABC transporter transmembrane domain-containing protein, which gives rise to MLLFRELMWFFKQEKKSYCIGILVLVSVALINLFPPYSVRVIVDGMSKENLTQGILYKWSLLLLTAGLTSYGLRYIWRLLIFGASSRLGRLLRKQLFEHFTCLSPQFYQEHRTGDLMAHATNDIQAIEMTAGMGVLTFVDSLTTGSLVVFSMAFFISWKLTLITLLPMPLMAWATSHYGTMLHKRFHQAQAAFSDLNDKVLENISGVRVVKAFGGEEAEKEAFRTLSADVVDKNIAVAKVDALFDPTIQLIIGISFFLAIAFGAREVVNEKLTFGQLTQFTIYLGQFIWPMLAFGWLFNILERGRASYDRVNTLLKVKKEIREQEGAMDRVPSGQVTYEMASFAYPGTNSWVLNKIDVVVTQGQTLGIVGKTGSGKSTFFRLLMREFDLSEGDIKIGGVSIYHLKLGALRAAIGYVPQDHFLFSTTIAENIAFGKPEAMLEEIQAVADIAAIHEDILHFPDKYGTLVGDRGVTLSGGQKQRISIARALLLEPEILILDDSLSAVDARTEKAILQGLKEKRSQKTTLISSHRLSAIEHADLIIVLQNRQITEYGSHAELMAVEGWYASTYRSQQLESLIEQGGA